In a genomic window of Callithrix jacchus isolate 240 chromosome 22, calJac240_pri, whole genome shotgun sequence:
- the LOC103789763 gene encoding complement C3-like isoform X1 produces MDVPWPLGWILLLLGSPLTQAEPLRYILVTPRVLRVGSPENIHIQAHSDSRQPLTRTLEVNLTVWDFPRKKTVLARSQLILSPGNNFMGQAPVTFGDLDHRSPLPMCTQAEVQGCL; encoded by the exons ATGGATGTGCCCTGGCCCCTGGGGTGGATTCTGCTTCTCTTGGGAAGCCCCCTTACCCAAGCTGAGCCTCT CAGGTACATCCTGGTGACCCCCCGAGTCCTGAGGGTCGGCAGCCCAGAGAACATCCACATTCAGGCCCATTCGGACTCCAGGCAGCCCCTCACAAGGACCCTGGAGGTGAACCTCACAGTGTGGGACTTCCCCAGGAAGAAGACAGTGTTGGCAAGGAGCCAGCTCATTCTCTCACCAGGAAATAACTTTATGGGCCAGGCACCTGTGACG tttgggGACCTGGACCATCGAAGCCCGCTACCAATGTGCACCC
- the LOC103789763 gene encoding complement C3-like isoform X2, producing MDVPWPLGWILLLLGSPLTQAEPLYILVTPRVLRVGSPENIHIQAHSDSRQPLTRTLEVNLTVWDFPRKKTVLARSQLILSPGNNFMGQAPVTFGDLDHRSPLPMCTQAEVQGCL from the exons ATGGATGTGCCCTGGCCCCTGGGGTGGATTCTGCTTCTCTTGGGAAGCCCCCTTACCCAAGCTGAGCCTCT GTACATCCTGGTGACCCCCCGAGTCCTGAGGGTCGGCAGCCCAGAGAACATCCACATTCAGGCCCATTCGGACTCCAGGCAGCCCCTCACAAGGACCCTGGAGGTGAACCTCACAGTGTGGGACTTCCCCAGGAAGAAGACAGTGTTGGCAAGGAGCCAGCTCATTCTCTCACCAGGAAATAACTTTATGGGCCAGGCACCTGTGACG tttgggGACCTGGACCATCGAAGCCCGCTACCAATGTGCACCC